In Bacillus sp. DX3.1, the following proteins share a genomic window:
- a CDS encoding competence protein ComK has protein sequence MGEKMEHYVENYVVNKKTMALLPVILGDKRIVTRVIEVEDSFFVYQKPLDIVERSCRRHGSSFLGRKEGTKELANITHKAPIAISPTDQLYFFPTYSYSRKECAWLSHFHIANSKELADGNLIIRFINGFAVKIEMSKSSFENQQNRTAKLRTEYEDRKDKQGRLLFKKVDKKEEAELKPAYERVYLVKEED, from the coding sequence ATGGGTGAAAAAATGGAACACTATGTCGAAAACTATGTTGTGAACAAGAAAACGATGGCCTTACTTCCAGTTATTTTAGGGGACAAACGTATTGTAACGCGAGTGATTGAAGTAGAAGATTCCTTTTTTGTGTATCAAAAACCTCTTGATATTGTAGAAAGAAGTTGCCGCCGGCATGGATCTAGTTTTTTAGGTCGTAAAGAAGGCACAAAAGAATTAGCAAATATCACGCACAAAGCACCCATTGCCATTAGCCCTACCGACCAGCTTTATTTTTTTCCTACTTATTCATATTCTAGAAAGGAATGCGCTTGGCTATCCCACTTCCATATTGCAAATAGTAAAGAACTTGCAGATGGAAATCTTATCATTCGATTTATTAATGGTTTTGCAGTGAAAATAGAAATGTCAAAGAGTAGTTTTGAAAATCAACAAAATCGAACTGCAAAACTGCGGACGGAATATGAAGATCGAAAAGATAAACAAGGGAGACTTCTTTTTAAAAAGGTTGATAAAAAAGAAGAAGCTGAACTGAAACCAGCTTATGAGCGAGTATATCTTGTAAAAGAAGAAGACTAA
- a CDS encoding iron-siderophore ABC transporter substrate-binding protein, producing the protein MRTYFKTTLALLSALFLVFIAACGSNEVSKEKTDSKSNKEQAYTVKHAMGETKITKTPKRVVVLTNEGTEAILSMGVKPVGAVKSWLGNPWYDHIESDMKGVEVVGVEHEVNLEKIASLKPDLIIGNKVRQEKVYDKLSAIAPTVFSDTLSGDWKENFKLYAKALNREEEGNKVLSKFDAHLEDIKQKLGDKVNQEVSVVRFMAGTSRIYYTDSFSGVIFDQLGFKRVKQQKELFTANSKFGNLAIDVGKEMIPKMDGDVLFYFTYAPENDQKALDRAKEMTSDPLWKNLNAVKNGNAYEVSDAVWNTAGGVIAANKMLDELEKIMVSK; encoded by the coding sequence ATGCGTACATATTTCAAGACGACACTTGCTTTATTGTCGGCTCTTTTTTTAGTGTTCATAGCTGCTTGTGGTAGCAATGAAGTGTCAAAAGAAAAAACAGATTCAAAATCAAACAAAGAACAAGCTTATACAGTTAAACATGCTATGGGTGAAACAAAGATCACAAAAACTCCTAAACGTGTTGTTGTTTTAACTAACGAAGGAACAGAAGCGATCTTATCAATGGGAGTAAAGCCTGTTGGTGCTGTGAAATCTTGGCTAGGAAATCCATGGTACGATCATATTGAAAGCGATATGAAAGGCGTTGAAGTTGTAGGGGTTGAACATGAAGTCAACTTAGAGAAAATTGCATCGTTAAAACCTGATTTAATTATTGGTAATAAGGTACGCCAAGAAAAGGTGTACGATAAATTAAGCGCAATTGCTCCAACAGTATTTTCAGATACACTAAGCGGCGATTGGAAGGAAAACTTTAAATTATATGCAAAAGCTTTAAATCGTGAAGAAGAAGGCAACAAAGTATTAAGTAAATTTGATGCACACCTAGAAGATATAAAACAAAAATTAGGTGATAAAGTAAATCAAGAAGTTTCTGTTGTCCGTTTCATGGCTGGAACTTCTCGTATTTATTACACAGATTCTTTTTCTGGAGTTATTTTTGATCAATTAGGTTTTAAACGTGTGAAACAGCAAAAAGAGCTTTTTACTGCTAACAGTAAATTTGGCAATCTTGCTATAGATGTAGGGAAAGAAATGATTCCTAAAATGGATGGAGATGTTCTTTTTTACTTTACATATGCTCCAGAAAATGATCAAAAAGCTTTAGATAGAGCAAAAGAAATGACAAGCGATCCTCTTTGGAAAAATCTAAATGCGGTTAAAAATGGAAATGCATATGAAGTTAGTGATGCAGTATGGAATACTGCTGGCGGTGTAATTGCAGCTAACAAAATGTTAGATGAACTTGAGAAAATTAT
- the aceB gene encoding malate synthase A: MSTQTSRVTLVGEVLPAYVEILTPEALTFLKELHENFNERRKELLQKRVEKQKRIDAGEFPTFLKETAHIRTEDWTIAPLPKDLEDRRVEITGPVDRKMVINALNSGAHVFMADFEDSNSPTWQNAMEGQINLRDAAKRTISYKNPSGKEYRLGSKTAVLLVRPRGWHLEEKHMLVDGEMMSGSLVDFGLYFFHNAKALLEKGSGPYFYLPKMESHLEARLWNDVFVFAQKYIGVPNGTIKATVLIETIHASFEIDEILYELRDHSAGLNCGRWDYIFSFLKSFRNHNEFLLPDRAQVTMTAPFMRSYSLRVIQTCHRRNAPAIGGMAAQIPIKNDAVANEAAFEKVRADKEREALDGHDGTWVAHPGLVPVAMEVFDHIMKTSNQIYRKREEVRVTERDLLEVPVGTITEGGLRTNISVGIQYIASWLSGRGAAPIYNLMEDAATAEISRAQVWQWIRHEGGKLEDGRNITFSLMEELKAEELAKIEQEIGSEQFEKGRFSEATKLFTDLVRNDEFVPFLTLPGYEIL, encoded by the coding sequence ATGTCGACACAAACTTCACGGGTTACACTCGTTGGAGAAGTATTACCGGCGTATGTAGAAATTTTGACACCGGAGGCGCTCACTTTTTTAAAAGAGCTGCATGAGAATTTTAATGAACGCCGTAAAGAACTGCTGCAAAAACGGGTGGAAAAACAAAAACGAATTGATGCAGGGGAGTTTCCAACATTCTTAAAAGAAACGGCACATATACGTACAGAAGATTGGACAATTGCACCGCTGCCGAAAGATTTAGAGGATCGTCGTGTAGAAATTACAGGACCTGTTGACCGAAAAATGGTTATTAATGCTTTAAATTCTGGAGCGCATGTCTTTATGGCAGACTTTGAAGATTCAAATTCGCCGACGTGGCAAAATGCAATGGAAGGACAGATTAATTTACGAGATGCAGCTAAGAGAACGATTTCATATAAAAACCCCAGTGGAAAGGAATATCGTTTAGGTAGTAAAACAGCTGTACTTCTAGTGCGTCCACGTGGGTGGCATTTAGAAGAAAAACATATGCTCGTTGATGGGGAAATGATGTCAGGTAGTCTTGTGGATTTTGGTTTGTACTTTTTCCATAATGCCAAAGCATTGTTAGAAAAAGGAAGTGGACCATATTTTTACTTACCGAAAATGGAAAGTCATTTAGAAGCTAGATTGTGGAATGATGTTTTTGTTTTTGCACAGAAGTATATAGGAGTTCCAAATGGAACGATTAAAGCGACCGTTTTAATAGAAACCATCCATGCTTCCTTTGAAATAGATGAAATTTTATATGAATTACGTGATCATTCAGCTGGACTTAATTGCGGGCGCTGGGATTATATTTTTAGTTTTTTAAAGAGCTTCCGCAATCATAACGAATTTTTACTTCCAGACAGAGCACAAGTTACAATGACAGCTCCGTTTATGCGTTCATATTCCTTGCGGGTTATTCAAACGTGTCATCGTCGTAATGCGCCAGCAATTGGCGGGATGGCAGCACAAATTCCGATTAAAAATGATGCAGTTGCCAATGAGGCTGCTTTTGAAAAGGTGCGTGCTGATAAAGAACGTGAGGCTTTAGATGGGCATGATGGGACTTGGGTTGCCCATCCGGGACTTGTACCGGTTGCGATGGAAGTGTTTGATCACATTATGAAAACATCAAATCAAATATACCGAAAACGAGAAGAAGTTCGCGTAACCGAAAGAGATTTGTTGGAAGTACCGGTGGGAACGATTACAGAAGGAGGACTTCGTACGAATATTAGTGTCGGTATTCAATATATTGCATCGTGGTTAAGTGGCCGCGGAGCAGCACCAATTTACAACTTGATGGAAGATGCAGCAACAGCGGAAATTTCACGGGCACAAGTGTGGCAATGGATTCGCCATGAAGGTGGAAAGCTAGAAGATGGCCGCAATATTACATTTTCTTTAATGGAAGAACTAAAGGCGGAGGAGCTAGCAAAAATAGAACAGGAGATTGGTAGCGAACAGTTTGAGAAAGGTAGATTCAGTGAAGCGACAAAGTTGTTTACTGATTTAGTTCGTAATGATGAATTTGTACCGTTTTTAACATTACCGGGGTATGAGATTTTATAA
- a CDS encoding cold-shock protein: MTVTGQVKWFNNEKGFGFIEVPGGNDVFVHFSAITTEGFKSLEEGEKVSFEIEDGNRGPQAKNVVKL, from the coding sequence ATGACAGTAACAGGACAAGTAAAATGGTTTAACAACGAAAAAGGTTTCGGTTTCATCGAAGTTCCAGGCGGCAACGATGTATTCGTTCACTTCTCTGCAATCACTACTGAAGGTTTCAAATCTTTAGAAGAAGGCGAAAAAGTTAGCTTCGAAATCGAAGATGGCAACCGTGGACCTCAAGCTAAAAACGTTGTAAAACTATAA
- a CDS encoding DMT family transporter, protein MFQKNNTNILFNTKSMPAIKMIISMSIFGSIGFFSTKTNLPSFELVFVRCICATIFLTLCWIATGQFKEEKWNRKEVLQVLACGVFLVFNWVFLFKAFEVMSVTIAISVYHLAPIIVLMIGSVMFKEKLTILSVISIVVCFVGTALVAGMDGSVSFGKLMSSGMVWALLAAVFYAFTTLLGKGIKHISAYAMTFLQTFLGVFLLLPFVNFDAFTGLTQSNWIAITATGLIHTGFVYYLFFDSLRDLPTRLISVLVFLDPGVAILLDTVFTGFRPTPIQIAGIILIFVGMALTFRKSKTEVQTEKRLKEGAM, encoded by the coding sequence TTGTTTCAAAAGAACAACACAAATATATTGTTTAATACAAAGTCGATGCCTGCTATAAAAATGATAATCTCTATGTCTATCTTTGGTTCCATTGGATTTTTCTCAACAAAAACGAATTTGCCATCATTTGAATTGGTTTTTGTACGCTGTATTTGTGCAACCATATTTTTAACACTATGTTGGATTGCAACTGGTCAGTTTAAAGAAGAAAAGTGGAACCGTAAAGAAGTGTTGCAAGTATTAGCCTGTGGTGTGTTTCTTGTCTTCAACTGGGTGTTCTTATTTAAAGCCTTTGAAGTGATGTCAGTGACAATTGCGATTTCAGTGTATCATCTCGCGCCGATTATTGTATTGATGATTGGCAGTGTGATGTTTAAAGAGAAATTAACGATATTATCTGTTATTTCGATTGTTGTTTGCTTTGTTGGAACAGCTTTAGTAGCAGGGATGGATGGAAGTGTTTCCTTTGGCAAACTCATGTCTTCCGGGATGGTCTGGGCGCTTTTAGCCGCAGTGTTTTATGCTTTTACGACTTTATTGGGAAAGGGAATTAAACATATAAGTGCATATGCGATGACATTTTTGCAAACATTTTTAGGGGTTTTTCTTTTACTACCTTTTGTTAATTTTGATGCATTTACAGGTCTTACGCAAAGTAACTGGATCGCGATTACAGCGACAGGACTCATTCATACAGGTTTTGTCTATTATTTATTTTTTGATAGTTTACGAGATTTACCAACAAGATTAATTTCCGTATTAGTATTCCTTGATCCAGGTGTAGCTATTTTACTCGATACGGTATTTACCGGTTTTCGTCCGACTCCGATACAAATTGCAGGAATTATTCTTATTTTTGTTGGTATGGCGCTGACTTTTCGAAAGTCGAAAACAGAAGTGCAAACGGAGAAAAGATTAAAAGAAGGTGCAATGTAA
- a CDS encoding MepB family protein, translated as MDEKNRDFSEANLSGQNPWTSSGTIHSDLLATKDLVYSPCRFECSQPLIEAQNAEYGAYVFKLNTLSIRFRIAKITPTKVGQFVTLWERIEDGSIQPYDVSDPIDLFVISTRKGNNFGQFVFPKAVLCDQNIVSSKGKGGKRAIRIYPPWDKPTSRQAQKTQIWQLEYFLEIPVNMPIDCDRVQMLYSLNQASQIVK; from the coding sequence ATGGATGAGAAAAATCGAGACTTTTCAGAAGCTAATCTTAGTGGCCAAAATCCCTGGACTTCCTCTGGCACAATTCATAGTGATCTTCTTGCAACGAAGGATCTTGTCTATAGTCCGTGCAGGTTTGAGTGCTCTCAACCACTAATAGAAGCACAAAACGCTGAATACGGAGCTTATGTATTTAAATTGAATACTCTTTCTATTAGATTTCGTATAGCTAAAATCACTCCTACAAAGGTTGGGCAATTTGTGACTTTATGGGAGAGAATTGAAGATGGATCGATTCAACCATATGACGTATCAGATCCAATTGATTTGTTTGTTATTAGTACTCGTAAAGGTAATAACTTTGGTCAGTTTGTATTTCCAAAAGCTGTTTTATGTGATCAAAATATAGTATCTAGTAAGGGTAAAGGTGGTAAACGAGCAATACGCATTTACCCGCCTTGGGACAAGCCTACGAGTCGTCAGGCTCAAAAAACTCAGATATGGCAGCTAGAATATTTCTTAGAGATACCTGTAAATATGCCAATAGACTGTGATCGTGTTCAAATGCTCTACAGTCTAAATCAGGCAAGTCAAATAGTAAAATAA
- the aceA gene encoding isocitrate lyase translates to MKNERIGKLQESWALDERWKGVTRPYSAEDVIRLRGSIDIEHSLARYGAEKLWKSLHTEDYINALGALTGNQAMQQVKAGLKAIYLSGWQVAADANLSGHMYPDQSLYPANSVPAVVKRINQTLQRADQIQHMEGSGDTDYFVPIVADAEAGFGGQLNVFELMKGMIEAGASGVHFEDQLSSEKKCGHLGGKVLLPTQTAVRNLISARLAADVMGVPTIIVARTDADAADLITSDIDPVDQEFITGERTPEGFYRTKAGLDQAIARGLAYAPYADLVWCETSEPCLEDAKRFAEAIHEKYPGKLLAYNCSPSFNWKQKLDEKTIANFQKEIASYGYKFQFVTLAGFHALNYGMFELARGYKERGMAAYSELQQAEFAAEEHGYSATRHQREVGTGYFDEVAQVITGGTSSTTALKGSTEEAQFTK, encoded by the coding sequence ATGAAAAACGAAAGAATTGGAAAATTACAAGAGAGCTGGGCGTTAGATGAACGCTGGAAAGGGGTAACACGTCCATATTCTGCCGAAGATGTTATTCGTCTTCGGGGATCAATTGATATTGAGCATTCGTTAGCACGCTACGGGGCAGAGAAGCTGTGGAAATCGCTTCATACGGAAGACTATATTAATGCACTCGGTGCGTTAACAGGAAATCAGGCGATGCAGCAGGTAAAAGCTGGATTAAAAGCAATTTATTTAAGCGGCTGGCAAGTGGCGGCAGATGCAAATCTATCAGGGCATATGTATCCGGATCAAAGTTTATATCCAGCAAACAGTGTACCAGCAGTTGTAAAACGAATTAACCAAACGCTGCAACGTGCGGATCAAATTCAGCATATGGAAGGCAGTGGGGATACAGATTATTTCGTACCGATTGTTGCTGATGCTGAGGCAGGATTTGGCGGACAATTAAACGTGTTTGAATTAATGAAAGGTATGATTGAAGCTGGGGCATCAGGCGTACACTTTGAAGATCAATTATCTTCAGAAAAGAAATGCGGACATTTAGGTGGAAAAGTATTATTACCAACGCAAACGGCGGTACGTAATTTAATCTCTGCGCGATTAGCTGCGGATGTAATGGGCGTACCAACAATTATTGTTGCCAGAACAGATGCGGATGCAGCGGATTTAATTACGAGTGATATCGATCCTGTTGATCAAGAGTTTATTACTGGAGAAAGAACACCAGAAGGTTTCTATCGCACAAAAGCAGGGCTTGATCAAGCAATTGCACGCGGTTTAGCATATGCACCATATGCAGATCTTGTTTGGTGTGAAACGTCTGAACCATGTTTAGAAGATGCGAAGCGCTTTGCCGAAGCGATTCATGAGAAATACCCAGGGAAATTACTAGCGTATAACTGTTCACCATCATTTAATTGGAAACAAAAGTTGGATGAAAAAACAATTGCAAACTTCCAAAAAGAAATTGCATCATACGGATACAAATTCCAATTCGTAACGCTTGCCGGATTCCATGCGTTAAACTACGGAATGTTTGAACTTGCACGCGGCTATAAAGAGCGTGGGATGGCAGCGTATTCTGAATTGCAACAAGCAGAATTTGCAGCAGAAGAGCACGGCTACTCTGCAACACGTCACCAACGTGAAGTAGGAACAGGCTACTTTGATGAAGTAGCGCAAGTGATTACAGGTGGAACATCTTCAACAACGGCGCTGAAAGGGTCTACAGAAGAGGCGCAGTTTACGAAATAA